One genomic segment of Balaenoptera musculus isolate JJ_BM4_2016_0621 chromosome 11, mBalMus1.pri.v3, whole genome shotgun sequence includes these proteins:
- the LOC118904228 gene encoding trem-like transcript 2 protein: protein MAPTFLLLLLLWLQGPVAGAPVESVYSKVRHFEGETLSVQCSYKSRKNHIEGKVWCKIRRKKCETVFTRVGVQGPRYLLQDDTQAKVVSITMAALRRQDSGRYWCMRNSSGILYPLMGFLLEVSPASTTKRNTPFTKLPTILQSGTVVTAGPALTSGPDAPFTTSTTVFTPGLLTLPRLLPFPASGSIRLTSVTGYGFTGASPSTTGPRRTMGSQTVTASPSNAAASAAGPASTPTKAAPLCTTGSPTTGMCPTGRSLLNQLSPSRHQDFYPAVLVGVLALLPVPVMLIVVYGFWKKRHMGSYSMCRDPARSWRDPSARPEPPWKPAWSEAT, encoded by the exons ATGGCTCCCaccttcctgctgctgctgctgctgtggctCCAGGGCCCTGTCGCAG GTGCCCCTGTCGAGAGCGTGTACTCCAAAGTGCGGCACTTTGAAGGGGAGACTCTCTCTGTGCAGTGCTCCTACAAGAGCCGCAAAAACCACATAGAGGGTAAAGTTTGGTGCAAAATCAGGAGGAAGAAGTGCGAGACTGTGTTCACCCGTGTTGGGGTGCAGGGGCCGCGCTATTTGCTGCAGGACGATACCCAGGCCAAGGTGGTCAGTATCACCATGGCGGCCCTGAGGCGCCAGGACTCGGGCCGGTACTGGTGCATGCGCAACAGCTCTGGCATCCTCTACCCTCTGATGGGCTTCCTGCTGGAAGTGTCTCCAG CCTCCACGACCAAGAGAAACACTCCTTTTACGAAGCTGCCCACCATCCTCCAGAGTGGAACTGTCGTCACAGCTGGCCCAGCCCTCACCTCAGGCCCTGATGCCCCTTTCACCACAAGCACGACGGTGTTCACACCTGGACTCCTCACCTTGCCTAGACTCTTGCCCTTCCCTGCCTCAGGGAGCATCAGACTGACCTCTGTGACGGGCTACGGCTTCACTGGCGCCAGCCCCTCCACCACGGGGCCCAGGAGGACCATGGGGTCCCAGACAGTGACTGCGTCTCCCAGCAATGCCGCAGCCTCCGCTGCTGGCCCAGCCTCCACCCCCACTAAGGCTGCGCCCCTGTGCACCACGGGATCGCCCACCACGGGAATGTGCCCCACTGGCAGGTCTCTCCTCAACCAATTATCCCCCAGCAG GCACCAGGACTTCTATCCTGCTGTGCTCGTGGGGGTGCTGGCCTTGCTCCCAGTGCCTGTGATGCTGATCGTGGTCTATGGCTTCTGGAAGAAGAGGCACATGGGAA GCTACAGCATGTGCCGTGATCCTGCCAGATCCTGGAGGGACCCATCCGCAAGACCGGAGCCTCCGTGGAAGCCTGCTTGGTCTGAAGCCACTTAA